In Acidobacteriota bacterium, the genomic window CTGTGTTGGGGACTTGAGCCAATCGCCGTGACCATCAGGATTGAGGAACTGGCCACTTGAAGTGCGGCAGGCTTGACAGTTTTCCAGATGAGGAAATCCAAATGAGCGTTGGTTGGATAGACGGAAAGAAACCAGGAGGGAGCGGGGCAAAAACGGGCAATTTTCTCAGAAGAAAAGCCAGTGAACCAGGGCAGTTGGGGAAAAGGGGAACTGTTCGCCGTTCACCTTTTCGATCCCCAAACCCTGACCCCGTCAGTCGCTGACTTGCCCGGTCATTGCGCGAGTTCGTCGTGGATGGTACGCAGTTTGAGAATTTCAAAGCGACGCACCCCCTGTGGGGTTTGAGCCTGGACTTCATCGCCTTCTTCTTTGCCCATAAAGCACCGGCCCAGGGGAGACGTGGTCGAAATCAACCCGTTTGGCACGTCTACTTCTTCGGGGGTGACCAGTCGGTAGGTGATTTCCGTGTCTCGGTCCAGATCCAGAACTTCCAGGGTTGATCCATAGGCTGCCCGATCACGAGGCAATTGATCAATGTTGAGCATTGAGAGGGCGGCGAGGCGTTGATGCAGGGCACCCAGACGGGCTTGAACATAGCGCTGGCGTTCCC contains:
- a CDS encoding transcription elongation factor GreA — its product is MKVKQILEEEIRKLEQELKIELPRELQRAAALGDLRENGEYQAARERQRYVQARLGALHQRLAALSMLNIDQLPRDRAAYGSTLEVLDLDRDTEITYRLVTPEEVDVPNGLISTTSPLGRCFMGKEEGDEVQAQTPQGVRRFEILKLRTIHDELAQ